In Pyrus communis chromosome 15, drPyrComm1.1, whole genome shotgun sequence, the genomic stretch CATACAGGgtgtagaataaaaaaaatttagtgtgttcaatcatatcatatttttaatttttctaactAAATTATAAGGGTTTATAGTTTGTGCCTCGCATTTGAGGTCAAAATTCGAATCTTATTCTCGCACTTCAAACTGtaataaaaaatctaaaacaatatatatatatatatatatatatatatatatatctgtaataataacaaaaaaaacgaAAGTTCTTTCCTGGGGAATCGGCTTTTTAAATGTTGTCTAACAAGTCGTGTGGACCTCGAAGGTTAAACAATAAACAAAAGATTAGCATCACTATATACTCATGAGAATAGGGGAGGGAGAGGAGTGCAAATAACATTGTGGCCGCGTTATCTGTACTCATTCAAAGGGATGGGAATTGCCAAAGTTTCTTGCACTCCAAGAAACAAATAATACTACTACAAGTTTATAAATACCAAattcttttagcatattttAATTCTTCATCAAATGACATTCTTTGTTTTACTTATTCAAATTTGATCCCATTCTAATCTCATACATTTCAATCAACTTAGGTATTGAGACGTGGATTTAACACATTGTAGTACGATGAGCTAATTTGGTGACTAAGTTTCAACGTTTGTGAGAAGaatataaatttaatattatataagATACATCTATTTCTCTCACGATGATAAATCACCTGTCTTTAAAAGATAAATACGCAAGGAAATTGTTTATTATTTCACTTGTGATTTTGTGTTCAATTCTTCCTCACCTAACATAGCATGTATCAAAAATGACAGATTCGTGAAACACGTTTATCAATTCCCATAACACGGCAATTtctattctttttatttttatttatttatttattggtttgGTAAATTCTTCTCTTGGGGTAGGCGGCAGGCCTCAAAAACCTTAAACAAAAGAGCGGAATTACCCAACAAGTGGGTTATAAGGTTACTTGAAACACAAGCACACGGCAAATGGCCTTTAAAATTCAGGTCAAATCCAAAGTCCAAGCCACCAAAATTTACCAGCCGTCTCTCAAATAACCACACACCTCGTGTCCTAGGAATCCATCAAAACGTGAATCAGGTGAATATCAATCATAAAAAATGACCGGTTGATTATGAGATGAGTAATGACATATGTTCACTCATTTGGGAATTTCATGtcaaacataaataataaattaacatTACCTTAATATTTTatagctcgtttggaagtgtttttacaatgactgaaaacgtttttgatGATAGTGATTTTGAaatcaatctttagtaaaaataaaagtaaatcctgaagaaaaaaaagtttttagGAAGCCAAAAAACTTTCACCAAAGCGCTTTTTaactattttaaaagtacttccaaacaaATTCATAATATCAAACAAAAATGCTCGAATTGGTCTAGCTAATTTTCCACCCTTAGgaatatgttttatttattaaaaaagttgaggttctacttAAAACTTAATTGATTCTATTGTTTACACATTACAAttttcatgaaacaaatatattgttattgtaacaagtggccctttaccaaGAGTTGAACATTTGTATCACGGTGTGGATTCGAACCTCTTGATGACTAATTCAACAtttaatataacaaaatctacagtttaacaaaaaaaaagaaaaaaagaaaaaaaaaagagtatacTATTATTGTAAACTCCTTCGTTGTTAATAAAATGTCATGTGATAATATACTTACACATGACAATATATCATATCACAAAATGCAACATTGATGGTGCATTCGTGCCATCAATCATAGAAGCCCTTCTCTCATTAGACGGAAGAAGGGTACGAATGCATGGATCCCCTCTATGAGTTATTGACTAACCAGTAAAATGACATGGAAGTCCATACTCAGCAGTTTTTCAATTGGAAGTAGTAGATTGTCATGGGTGAATATCAACTTTTACTTCAACGAACTGCATTTTGAGTTCAAACCCTCTTTTTAGTATAGCTTAAGTAAGCttgtaataattaaaaaaataataatcatccAATCCTAAGCAAgttttattttactatttttgtcgtaacaaattttttattttctaaaatacGATGCTGTCTCGTGTGATATTAAAATgggataagaaaaaaaaaataatctaccatcaattatttcttttattttccaacATCACAAATCTGACTTGGCTTTTTTCaccaaaataaagaaattaaccTGAAAAGGAGAATTTTTGCTTATCACCTACAAATAACGATGCTGTTTGTCAATTTATTTATCACTGTTGaaagaatttaaattaaatatctTTATAGTGAATAAacacaatttcaaaatttaattcaacagtAATAAATAACGTGAGAAAAAAATGCAATATTTCCGGAGGTACTTGCGTGTATGATCATCCTTCCCTTAATGTAAGCTTGCACAACATAATAGCCCTTGTCTTGAAAGCAGAAGAAGGCCCAATCTCCTTGACCCCTTTGTCAGTTCTGACTGAAGAAGACTCACAGCTGAAAAATTAGGGTTACTTTCTTGCAGAACCCCTGAAAAATTAAATCTAGTTCACGCTCCgaagtgtgtgtatatatttatatataaaaattgaaagttcCTTCATCTTTTCGTCTCGAACAAAAAGACATTTCTGATACTTTTGTTTCCGGCTTTGAATCTCCATTTGATATTCCAATTTTGAACCACAAGGCAagcattttaatttgatttcccCAATTTTCTGGGCTACTTGGATTAGGACGGTTCAGATAAATTTTCCTTGCGGAGAAGTTGTTTCTGGAAGCAAGACCGATCGAAATGCTCTAACTTTTGTGTCGATTTTTTGCCCAGTTCTCTGGTTTTTCGTTTACGAAATCGAAAATTAGAACATGGGTTTTGGTCAAGTTTTCGATTTgatagtgtgtttttttttttccgtgaaTTTCTGTAGGATTTGTTTGTGGGATTGAGTTGTGCGTTTGAACTTGTAAAGGGGATTGAGCTGTTTTTATTTCTGGTTCTGTAATTTCCAAAATCTGTCCATTCCGTAATTGCATTCGTGGCTAAATTTGGCAAAATCGTGTTTTCTTCTTTGGGAAAGTTGGTTTTTTGACAAGGAAGATTTTCTGGGTCGGATTCGGTTTGTTGGTATTGCGCGTCTATATTCATTGAATTTACAGCAGTTGTTTTACCTTATcttttgtttggttgccgagaaaattcATTAGAGGGAACATTTGACTTTCTCAGAAATCGGAAACTTTTACTGACTCAGCCAAAAGAATCATACTTTGCTGATGCCATTTCCTGTTTAAGCTTTTTCAGCTTTTTCTTAATATATGTTATGAATGTGAGCAATTTCCTTTTCTGTTGTATAGAATTGATTGTATTGATACATTGATTGATTCTGTTGTTATGAACATTTCATGGACAGGTTGAAACGTTTCCACTTCCACTCGTTAAGCCCGGGATACTTTGCGCAACTGGAAAGAGATCTTTGAGTGGAAATGGCTGTGGCTTTTACCCAGCTTTCATGGTCATTGTGGAGTGGAAAGCAAAAAGAGCCTATAGTCCCAAAGGGGTCCTCTTTGAATTCTTCCCCTGAATCGGGCATGCGGGAAACTGATACGTTAAAGTTTTCTTCGGTGAAGGGGTCAAATATGGCCTCATCATCGTCGAGAAGGGTGAGGCGCAAATGGCGTAGTCGGGAAGAACGGAAAATTGATAGGGAATTTGACGTTGTTCTTGTGCCATCTGAGGGTGTATGTGTTTCTGGTTCTGAATCTGAGGACTCCGATTGGTCGGTTGGATGGTTGGAGCCTCTTGGACCTGGGTTCCCTAGTGATGACGATGCAGACGATAGTTTTGCCGTGCTGGTTCCATGCTATGGCCATGTTATTCATGACATGGTGAAGGATTCAATGAACAATTTCTTGAGCACTGTTGGGAACATCCCGGATGGTTATTCAGATGGTAACAGCTTATGCCTTACATGACTATTTATCCCTtattacaaacaaaaacaaacgtTTTTTAGCAATGCTTTCATGTATCCTGCTTGATGAAATACCATATCATAGttgatatgaaaattttgaaaaccttattaattttaaatgtttGATACCTGTTGATTTTAGGCCCTCATTAGAAATGGAGCTCTTGCTTCTGTTGTTATTTTGGGGAAAAAGGAAGTGATTCCCAATGACTATAGGCTGGTTTAATGTTAGTGTTATTGCATCGGATATATGAATTTTAAGTGAGGATCACATTTTTTGTTATAAACAACGTCGAGTTAATGTTGCAACTTTTTTGTTTAAGGGATATAAAAGAGCATTTACAAGTTAGTTTTTGAACTGGCTAAGTTTAGGAATATTCTATGTAATTGTAGAATCCACCGAAGAAATACAAGTTTTAGGAAATGGCGTTTTTCTTGACTTGATAATCAATAGATATTGGCACAACTTGAGTGCCGGGTGGTAGACACATATCACATACAATTAGATCTTATGTCTATATGTGATAAAAGTTAATGGTTGAAATTTAGCTTAATTTGGTGAATATTGGCTTCCTCTATTTCTGTCCTGTCATTTTGTCCAGATTTTCATGCATATTTTATGTTCACTAAATTTTACCGGTCGTTATATTGATGCTGCAGTTCAACTAAAACTACGACATTAAGTGAAACTTCAATGGTAATAAAAGTGGAAGTAAGCACTCAGGAACtgactttaaaagaaatggatGCATGGTCTGAaatatttcttgaatttttaatataaGAGATTGTCCAGATTCAGTTTTGTGTGATTTGGCACCTTGCATATGCTTGGTAGATGTTTTTAGCTGCTGAATTTATATATTTCAACATTTGGCACTTATTATAGTAGTAATGAAGCTCTATATTTCAATGGAGGGTTATTGGGATTGGAGTTGTTGGGAAGGGAGGTTAAGTTCAATTGATTGTCATATCCACTAAGCTAATGAAGACGATACTTTGCTTTTATCATAAGTTTGTTTAAGAAGTCCTTATTCCTTGCATTCGCATCTTCACATCTCAGAGACAAATGTACTTGGTAGATAGAATGGGGGGCATGATGGATTTATTGGTATTATCATTGCTCCTATTTGTGGTGTTTACCAGGAACTTACGGGCTTTGTTTGGTGGCTATTTCCTCGTTATTCCACCAGAATCACATACTTTGTTTATCTTATCATGTCTGTCTATTTCATGTTTGTTTGCGATAGTGTGTGTCGTGAAGTGGTGGTATATATAGATTGGACCATTGTTTGTGGTAATTGTTATTCAGCTTTCTTGTTGAGATGCAATTGCGTTCTAGTCATatgcaaaagaaaaatgtatcTGATTCTCACTAGAAAAATGCTTTTCATGAGTAAAATGAACATCCAGTGCTGACTTGTTCTCTGCATTTTGCTTGGTTGTGCAGAGAGCACGAAATATATGGAAGAGTGGCTCTCTTCTCTGAGAAACAGCTGATACCGGATGAAATGGATACCGGCCTAGGTTGATGTAATTACTTATTATGGAGCATTCTAGTCCCAGTATTGCTGGAAGGTGGTTTGCGTTCCTGCTGCCTTTGCCTTGGGATTGGCTGGGAAGGAGGCTGCTGCTGCCGTCTTTCTTGCAGTTCAAAATTAAGTACGGCACGACTATGTGTATAGCTAAAATctcgaaaacaaaaaaaaaaaagaaaaaaagaaagagttttGGCTTGAGAAACTctgaagaaaattgagaaaagtGAAGGAAAAGAGATGATGATATGTGAATTATTTGCCTTAATTGTGATTGTTGGATGTAAATATGTGAAAGCATGAGAGCTAGGCGGCTTAATACTTCACCCCTAATATTTGTTTGTAAATAGTTTAGAAATTGtaaatattatgtgaaatagAAGAGcttcttcctaacgttattgtaCATATGTGTAGTGTGTAAATAATTCATGTTGTAAACAATTTGtgaataattaaaagaaaaaaaattgtaaataatgTGATAGCtcgctctctctccctccctccctccaaaTCCTCGAAGGATCTAAGATCACTTTCCAATGTATTGGATAAGTTCTATGTTTTAAGTGATGAGTGACGTAATCTCAACCAAAAGAAGGGGTATCAAATTGACACCAACTGGTATCAAAGTTCAATACTcaatatgaaaaactaagtTTTGGTTTAGCGGTACTGCTTTGTTTCAATATGGGAAGACAATTTCAAGTTCGAATTCTCCATTCTGTTGATAAAAGTAAAAGAATGAAATTACGATGACTTAGTTTAGCTGTGGAATAAACTAAGATGTAATGACTTAAGCTTGTGGGATATGGCACCTTTGTTCTTGTGTTAAAATAGTAATTATTTGGGGGATGAATGCAAATGGTTGTAACCAATACTAAAATAGTCGTTTCGATTTGGTTTTATGTAGGTTTTAAATAGGTTAATTTGCATTGAACCAAACTAAAGTCATGCTTTTGTGTCAAAACCGAATCGAACTGCTTGTATTAGTTTGGTTTGGCTGGTTTGATAAGCTCGGTCAATTTGTGaaggttttacaaaactttattttcagacccactcacccttgtttttcgcctcTTTAGTGGTAAAGGTTTCATGACGACGAAAATTGTTGGTAAAGGTTGTTATGTAGGAGACTTCTCCTTTTATTATAAATGTCCTTACTAATCTTTTACTACAATTTATCTACACTCTGACATCACTTGTGTGATATAGGTTCAATTCtgctcacatgcgcactctaaattagtcacttttaggtttaaatttattgacattttccacatcactacactttatggcttcgtcactttCCAGGTGTCGGTCAGCACATTGCGATTCGGGTGTCCGGATGGACATTCCGGGTCTGGGTGTGTCACAATTTGTAGCAGAAATGCCGGGGACAAAATTTAGATGTACAAGCCCAATTTTATATCATTTTTAatcaacagagagagagagagagagaggagtttaGAACCTTGCATTTCTTCCAATATTGTGAAGAAAAGTACCACTAGATCACTTAGAGCTTAGTTGGGTGCACACTACGTTAGCCAACCGGTCGTTGACTAGCGCCCAGGTGTGTCCAGAACATGGGTGTCACATTACCTCGTTCATTGTCATTAATTTTCACAAATTACTTGGGAAACTAGAAACATGTTATACTAGTAATTAAAATGCGAAATACTTGTCCTAGAACATTCCACAGAACATAATCATATACTAACCAGTCACTAAAAATTGATAAACATTGAACATAGAAGAAGATGGAACTCTTCCAAAAATAGGTAAGTTATTACCAAAAAAAGGGAACAAGACACGGATTCCAGCTTGTATTTTCCAACAAAACAAGAGAAGTATCCAAAACTAAATATTAATTCATGGGCTCTCACTCTTTTTCCCGGGGACACTTCCAACCTGGCACACTCAGGGAATGCCACGTGGACAGCCTCACAGAGGGCTCTTGCATTTTTTGAGCTTTTCCAACACCTATAACTCAGGCGAAGTATCATCTCCTCCAATGTCTGGTCCTGACCAAGCCACCATTTGTTAGAGCTATGTGTGATCAGGTCTCCTAATCTTTGATTAATTCCTTCACTAATCTTGGGATCATGATTGATTAATTATTTTCTGTCATTCGATGCGTTTGGATTTTATGTTTAATGGGTTTCTCCATGTAATCTTTGGTtttgtttagagagagagagagagagagagagagagagagaaggaatgtTGCATAGAGCAGCAAGCAATGCATATTCATGGTGGTGGGCTAGCCACATCAGGACAAAGCAGTCCAAATGGCTTGAACAGAACCTCCAAGGTATgtatctctgtgtgtgtgtgtgtgtgtgtttatgtgtaaatatatatgtatatgtatgagATTTTGATCCGTTTGTTCTTCCTTTCAGTTTTGATATTTCTAGTTTCCCCATTTTTTCAATTGATTTGGTACAAATGGTGCCTTTTCCCCATTAATTCCTTTTACTGGGATtaatatatgttatatatatgtttacgATTTTACGAGACGATATCTTAAATTACTATAATCTATGCGGAAGAAGAATCGAACTTAGGTAAAAGAGGGCAAGAGCTCACCGCCATGACCAAATGGCCTAATGCTTATGTAGGTTATATAGGTTGTAGCTGGAAAATGTTGGATGAATTGTCACAATGATATTTCTATTTTAGTACATTGGATTACAAATGATGATTTTTGTTTAAGAGGTTTATAATCTCATAAGCTCAAATGCCTGCT encodes the following:
- the LOC137718570 gene encoding uncharacterized protein; the protein is MAVAFTQLSWSLWSGKQKEPIVPKGSSLNSSPESGMRETDTLKFSSVKGSNMASSSSRRVRRKWRSREERKIDREFDVVLVPSEGVCVSGSESEDSDWSVGWLEPLGPGFPSDDDADDSFAVLVPCYGHVIHDMVKDSMNNFLSTVGNIPDGYSDESTKYMEEWLSSLRNS